A segment of the Parasynechococcus marenigrum WH 8102 genome:
TTTTCGCGCTTCTCCTTGTCGGCGCTGGCGTTGGCCTCAGCGTCCTTCACCATCTTGTCCACCTCGGAATCCGAGAGGGTCGACGCACCGGTGATCGAGATCGACTGCTCCTTGCCGCTGCCCTTGTCCTTGGCGGTGACGCTCAGGATGCCGTTGGCGTCGATGTCGAAGGTCACCTCGATCTGAGGCACACCCCGGGGAGCCGGAGGAATGCCATCGAGACGGAAGGTTCCCAGGGACTTGTTGTCGGAGGCCATCTCGCGCTCACCCTGGAGCACGTGAATCTCCACGTTCGTCTGACCATCCACCGCCGTGGAGTAGGTCTCGGTTTTCTTGGTGGGAACCGTGGTGTTGCGGGTGATCATCTTGGTCATCACACCACCGAGGGTCTCGACACCCAGGGACAGCGGTGTGACGTCGAGCAGCAGGATGTCTTTGACCTCACCGGCCAGCACACCGCCCTGAATGGCGGCGCCGACGGCCACCACCTCGTCGGGGTTGACGGTCTGGTTGGGGTCCTTGCTGGTGGTGCGCTTCACCAGCTCCAGCACGGCCGGGATACGGGTGGAACCACCCACCATCACGATCTCGTCCAGCTCACTGGAGGAGAGCTTGGCGTCCTTGAGCGCCTGCTCCACAGGGATGCGGCAGCGGTCGATCAGGTTGGCGGCCAACTCCTCGAACTTGGCGCGGGTGAGGGTGAGGTCCAGATGCTTGGGACCCTCGGGCGTTGCCGTGATGAACGGCAGGTTGATCTCACTCTGCGTGGCGCTGGACAGCTCGATCTTGGCCTTTTCGGCCGCCTCAGTCAGACGCTGCAGAGCCTGCTTGTCCTGACGCAGGTCAATGCCTTCGTTCGACTTGAAGGTCTCAGCCAAGTGATCGACGATCACTTTGTCGAAGTCATCGCCACCCAGGTGCGTATCACCGGAGGTGGAGAGCACCTCAAATACTCCGTCACCCACCTCGAGCACAGACACGTCGAAGGTGCCGCCGCCCAGATCGAAAACAAGGATGCGCTCGTTGCTCTTCTTGTCGAGGCCATAGGCCAGAGCCGCCGCGGTGGGCTCGTTGATGATCCGCAGCACCTCGAGGCCGGCGATCTTGCCGGCGTCCTTGGTGGCCTGACGCTGGGAATCGTTGAAGTAGGCGGGAACAGTGATCACCGCCTGGGTGACGGTCTCACCGAGATATTTACCGGCGTCCTCGGCCAGCTTGCGTAGCACCTGGGCGGAAACTTCCTCAGGAGCGAATTGCTTGTCGAGAACCGGGCACTTCACCTTCACGTTGGAGCCGGCCTTCTCGACGCCGTAGCTCACTTCCTTGGATTCCTCGTTCACCTCATCAACACGACGGCCGATGAAGCGCTTGACGGAATAAAAGGTGTTGTCCGGATTCATCACCGCCTGACGCTTGGCGATCTGACCGACCAACTGGTCCTGGTTCTTGGTGTAAGCCACGACGGAGGGCGTGGTCCGGAAACCCTCGGCGTTCGCGATGACGGTGGGTTTGCCACCTTCCATCACGGACACGCAACTGTTCGTGGTGCCAAGGTCAATGCCGACAACCTTGCCCATCGGTGGCCACCTCCTGAAGGGATGAACGAAACCTCGTCATCTTCATCAGGGGACCCTGCCCCAGGCGAGGTGTGGTTCCCGAACAGGCAGGCTGGGCGGGCATTCCGACGAGGCCATGATCAACGGCAGCACTGGTTTGGTGGGGCTGCTCGGCAACCCGGTGCAGCACTCGCTCTCTCCTGCGATGCAGAACGCGGCACTGCAGGCGCTGGGACTGAACTGGCGTTACCTGGCACTGCCCTGTGAGGAGAACGCTCTCCCTCAAGTGATGGAGGGGCTCAGGGCGGTGGGCTGCCATGGCCTGAATGTGACCATCCCCCACAAACAGGCGGTGACCAGCCTCTGCAGCCAACTCAGCACAGCTGCCCGTCGGCTTCAGGCGGTCAACACGCTGATCCCCGATGGTGAGAATGGCTGGTGCGGCACCAACACAGATGTGGAGGGGTTTTTGGCACCCCTCGGCGGCAGCGAACGCTGGAGAGATCAACGGGCCGTGGTGCTCGGCTGCGGCGGTTCCGCCCGAGCTGTGGTGGCTGGTTTACAGACCCTTGGCTTGGCATCGATTCAGGTGATCGGACGACGTCCGAAGGCGCTGTTGAACTTCATTGCTGACCTGCAGCTGGAGGACGCCCCTCTGAGCAGCTGCCTCGAAACAGATCCCGCCGCGGCTGATCTTCTGGCCACAGCTGATCTGGTGGTGAACACAACGCCGGTGGGCATGGCCCTGCACGGCGACGCCTCCGCCATGCCCCTGGGCTCTGATCTCTGGGACAGGCTTGCGAAGCAGGCCACCCTTTATGACCTGATTTACACCCCACGTCCCACCGCCTGGCTGCGTTGGGGTCAGGGGCGGGGGCACCGTTGCATCGATGGGCTGGAAATGCTGGTCCAGCAGGGCGCCGCATCTCTGAGACTTTGGAGCGGCTTCAATGACGTTCCCGTGGACACCATGCGCCACGCGGCTGAAACCGCTTTAAGCCATTAGCGTCAGCGAATTCATCAGGGCCGACGATGGAACCCCCCCTCTGGCAGCGACTGGTCGCGCCATTGATGTATCTCCTGCCCTGGAGTGATGCCATTCCGCTTGGATTCGGCCCCGACGGACTGTTTCTTCAGTATCCAGTCCTGCGACCGTTGGTTTTACCTGCATTGCCGCTGATGCAGCTGGAGCGAAGCATTCCCTTCGGTCTCGGGGGCCTTTTGCTGTTCTTCGTGCTGTTCCTCGCCGTGGTGCGGAATCCAAACGTCCCTTATTTCCTGCGATTCAACGCCCTGCAGGCACTGCTCACCGACATCGCGCTGATCGTGTTGAGCATCGGCTTCCGCCTGTTGCTGCAACCCATCGCAGCAGGCAGCCTGCTGCTGGGCACCCTGTCCAGCGCCGTGGTCGTTGCCGTTCTGGCCATCCTGCTCTTCTCGCTCGTGGAATGCCTGCGCGGCCGCGAACCTGATCTGCCCGGCATCAGCCAGGCTGTTCGCATGCAGCTCTATTGATCCAGGAGGTCCGGGGGATAAGGTGTTGGATCCGTCGCTCACCACGGTGAGCCTGAAGTCCCCGTCGGCACAGCCCATGACGCTCGATCCGTACTACGAAACCATGTACATCCTTCGTCCGGATATTCCGGAGGAGGAGGTTGAGAGCCATCTCACCAAATACCGCGACATGCTGGTCGAAGCTGGCGCGGATGTTCTGGATAATCAGATGCGCGGGAAGCGCCGCCTGGCCTATCCGATCGACAAGCACAAGGAAGGCATCTACGTGCAACTGAGCCATAACGGCGATGGCCAGCAGGTGGCCGTGCTGGAGAAAGCGATGCGCCTCAGTGAAGACGTGATCCGTTACCTCACCGTGAAGCAGGAAGGCCCACTTCCCGCCCCACGCGTCGTACCGGGCAGTGAGCCCGCTGCTGCTCCTCAGGAGCAGCCCGCTGCCAACTCAGAAGCCGCGTCCTGACACGGTTGTGCGGGTCATGGACCGGCGATAGCGTCGGTCCATGACCCATGACGCCAACCAGCATCAAGCTCCGATGCCTCGCTGGATGCCGCAGGCGCCTCGCTCAACAGAGCATCAACTGCTGCAACAACGCATTGATGAACTGGAAGAGCAGATCAAGGCCTATGAACAACTACTGGATGAACTACCCGAGTTGTTCGAGCGCAAATTCCAACAACGGCTCCAGCCGTTGATCGATCGCTGTCAACTGCTGAGTCACCAGTTGGACTCCTCCACAAAAAACTCGATTCATCCCGCTCTGCTCCAATCAGAAGAGCAGAGCGGGATTTCGTCTCACAACAATCTGATGCGACTTCCCCGGTTGCGCTTGCCGAAACTTCCTGGGTTCGGCAAGTGGCGGTCAGCCTGATGTCCGTTGGGAAGCAGCCCAGAGACGGGTTGGCAATCCCCAGACGTAGATGAATCCCTCAGCGGCGCGATGGTCGAAGGCGTCTTCACTGCCGTAGGACGCCATCGCAGGCACATACAGGCTGCTCTGGGTTGAACCGCGGCCGATGACCGTGGCATTGCCCTTGTACAGACGCAGGCGCACGACGCCGTTGACATGCTGCTGGGTCCGGTCCATGAAACCGTCCAATGCATCCTTCAGCGGCCCGAACCACAGCCCCTGATACACCAGGTCAGCCCACTGCATCTCCAGCTGACGTTTGCTGCGCAGAACATCCGCGGCCAACGTCAAACTCTCCAGTTCCTGATGGGCCTGAATCAACAGCAGCAAGCCCGGTGTTTCGTAGATCTCCCTGGATTTAATCCCCACCACCCGGTTCTCGATCATGTCGAGACGGCCGATGCCGTGACTGCCCGCCAGACGGTTGGCTTCGCGGATCATCGCCACCGGATCCAGAACCTGGCCATTGATGGCGACGGGGTTGCCGGCTTCGAAGGCAATCTCGATCTCCTCCGCCGCATCAGGCGTATCCGACATCGGTGAGGTCATGGCGAACACCTCCTCCGGAGGCGCCACCATCGGATCTTCAAGCGGTCCCGCCTCGATGCTGCGACCCAGAAGGTTGAGATCGATCGAGTAGGGCGACTTCTTGCTCACCGGCGCCGGGATTCCGCAGCGCTCGCCATAGGCAATGGTCTCCTCACGGCTCATCCCCCACTCCCTCGCGGGGGTCAGCACCTTCAGATCGGGAGCAAGAGCAGCAATCGCCACATCGAAGCGCACCTGGTCGTTGCCCTTGCCAGTGCAGCCATGGGCCACTGCATCAGCACCCACCTCACGGGCCACCTCCACCAATCGGCGAGCGATCAACGGCCGCGCCAATGCTGTGGAGAGGGGGTAGCGCCCCTCGTACAGCGCGTTAGCGCGGATGGCAGGGAAGGCGAACTCTTCGATGAAGGGCTGAATCAGATCCCCCACCAACGACTGACTTGCGCCCGCATCCAGGGCCTTTTGACGAATCGGTTCCAGCTCATCGCCCTGGCCGAGATCAGCGGCGAAGGTGATGACCTCTTCAACACCCCATTCCTGCTTCAAATAGGGAATGCAGACGCTGGTATCCACCCCGCCGGAGTAGGCGAGAACCACCTTGTTGGCGCGGCCCATCAACGGGTCTCCTGATCAGAATCGATTGATTCTCCCCCTTCACCGGCCCCGGGCCGTGCTGCCGACAGCAGCACCCACCCCGCCATCAGCAACGCCGGCAGCAGCACGATGGTCAAAACAACAGCCCAGGGCGCCTGCAGCGGAGCTGGATGCTGATCACCCCAGAAGCGCAGACCCCAGCTGATCAGCAACGCCGAACCCCAGCTGAGCAACAGCACCACGGCATCACGCATGGTAGTCATCAAGGGCATGCACTATGTTGATGGATTGGACTGTCTCCTCAAGGATGAGCGCTCTCGACAGCATCAACCCCTCCCTGACGCGCTACGGACGCAGGGATCCGGCCCCGGTGCTGCCCCTGCGTGAGGAGCCTGATCTGCTGAGCTGGCTCGAGGCCAGCGGCCGGCTGGTGGCTGATGAAGAATCCGGTTCTCCCGAAGTGAGCACGGTTGAAGAGGAGGAGCTCTCAGCACTGATGGGTGAGAAGG
Coding sequences within it:
- the dnaK gene encoding molecular chaperone DnaK, which translates into the protein MGKVVGIDLGTTNSCVSVMEGGKPTVIANAEGFRTTPSVVAYTKNQDQLVGQIAKRQAVMNPDNTFYSVKRFIGRRVDEVNEESKEVSYGVEKAGSNVKVKCPVLDKQFAPEEVSAQVLRKLAEDAGKYLGETVTQAVITVPAYFNDSQRQATKDAGKIAGLEVLRIINEPTAAALAYGLDKKSNERILVFDLGGGTFDVSVLEVGDGVFEVLSTSGDTHLGGDDFDKVIVDHLAETFKSNEGIDLRQDKQALQRLTEAAEKAKIELSSATQSEINLPFITATPEGPKHLDLTLTRAKFEELAANLIDRCRIPVEQALKDAKLSSSELDEIVMVGGSTRIPAVLELVKRTTSKDPNQTVNPDEVVAVGAAIQGGVLAGEVKDILLLDVTPLSLGVETLGGVMTKMITRNTTVPTKKTETYSTAVDGQTNVEIHVLQGEREMASDNKSLGTFRLDGIPPAPRGVPQIEVTFDIDANGILSVTAKDKGSGKEQSISITGASTLSDSEVDKMVKDAEANASADKEKREKIDLKNQAETLVYQAEKQMGELGDKVEADAKAKVDEKRTKLQEAINAEDYDAMKTLLEELQQELYTVGASVYQQEGAAAGGAAPGGDAGASAASGGGDASDDVIDAEFTETK
- a CDS encoding shikimate dehydrogenase; translated protein: MINGSTGLVGLLGNPVQHSLSPAMQNAALQALGLNWRYLALPCEENALPQVMEGLRAVGCHGLNVTIPHKQAVTSLCSQLSTAARRLQAVNTLIPDGENGWCGTNTDVEGFLAPLGGSERWRDQRAVVLGCGGSARAVVAGLQTLGLASIQVIGRRPKALLNFIADLQLEDAPLSSCLETDPAAADLLATADLVVNTTPVGMALHGDASAMPLGSDLWDRLAKQATLYDLIYTPRPTAWLRWGQGRGHRCIDGLEMLVQQGAASLRLWSGFNDVPVDTMRHAAETALSH
- a CDS encoding Tic20 family protein, which codes for MEPPLWQRLVAPLMYLLPWSDAIPLGFGPDGLFLQYPVLRPLVLPALPLMQLERSIPFGLGGLLLFFVLFLAVVRNPNVPYFLRFNALQALLTDIALIVLSIGFRLLLQPIAAGSLLLGTLSSAVVVAVLAILLFSLVECLRGREPDLPGISQAVRMQLY
- the rpsF gene encoding 30S ribosomal protein S6: MTLDPYYETMYILRPDIPEEEVESHLTKYRDMLVEAGADVLDNQMRGKRRLAYPIDKHKEGIYVQLSHNGDGQQVAVLEKAMRLSEDVIRYLTVKQEGPLPAPRVVPGSEPAAAPQEQPAANSEAAS
- a CDS encoding argininosuccinate synthase encodes the protein MGRANKVVLAYSGGVDTSVCIPYLKQEWGVEEVITFAADLGQGDELEPIRQKALDAGASQSLVGDLIQPFIEEFAFPAIRANALYEGRYPLSTALARPLIARRLVEVAREVGADAVAHGCTGKGNDQVRFDVAIAALAPDLKVLTPAREWGMSREETIAYGERCGIPAPVSKKSPYSIDLNLLGRSIEAGPLEDPMVAPPEEVFAMTSPMSDTPDAAEEIEIAFEAGNPVAINGQVLDPVAMIREANRLAGSHGIGRLDMIENRVVGIKSREIYETPGLLLLIQAHQELESLTLAADVLRSKRQLEMQWADLVYQGLWFGPLKDALDGFMDRTQQHVNGVVRLRLYKGNATVIGRGSTQSSLYVPAMASYGSEDAFDHRAAEGFIYVWGLPTRLWAASQRTSG
- a CDS encoding DUF3134 domain-containing protein, which translates into the protein MLMDWTVSSRMSALDSINPSLTRYGRRDPAPVLPLREEPDLLSWLEASGRLVADEESGSPEVSTVEEEELSALMGEKEDYNNADEQNEEQWED